One window of Acidobacteriota bacterium genomic DNA carries:
- a CDS encoding TRAP transporter TatT component family protein encodes MSDLIRRSLLPLCLCALGLAQTGCSIRMMAINTLGNALAGGSSGYAKDDDPELVRDAVPFALKTIEGLIDESPRHKGLLTAACSGFTQYSYAFIQQEADFVEAQDLDRATAMRVRAKKLYLRGRDYGIRAFEVEFPRFGDRLRTNTDGVLARLSKKHVPLLYYTAAAWAAAFALDIADSRLSVEQTLFEKMMRRALVLDEGYELGSLHDFFISWDAAHATTGSSIESAREHFERAKALARGQRASLFVSLAESVSVSEQNKKEFEQLLNEALAVDITLAPEQKLANVISQRRAKWLLSRIDELF; translated from the coding sequence TTGAGTGACCTGATCCGACGATCGTTGCTGCCACTGTGCCTGTGCGCGCTGGGGCTTGCGCAGACCGGCTGCTCGATCAGGATGATGGCGATCAACACCCTCGGTAACGCTCTGGCTGGCGGTAGTTCCGGCTACGCCAAAGACGATGACCCGGAACTGGTCCGGGATGCGGTGCCATTCGCGCTGAAGACCATCGAGGGTCTGATCGACGAATCTCCGAGGCACAAGGGTCTGCTGACGGCCGCCTGCAGCGGTTTCACGCAGTACAGCTATGCGTTTATCCAGCAGGAAGCCGACTTCGTCGAAGCGCAGGATCTGGACCGCGCAACGGCGATGCGCGTGCGCGCCAAGAAGCTGTACCTGAGAGGTCGCGACTACGGCATCCGGGCCTTCGAGGTGGAATTTCCACGCTTTGGCGATCGCCTCCGCACGAACACGGATGGTGTGCTGGCCAGACTGAGCAAGAAACACGTCCCCCTGCTCTACTACACCGCGGCGGCCTGGGCGGCGGCATTTGCGCTGGACATCGCCGACTCGCGCCTTTCCGTCGAGCAGACGCTGTTCGAAAAGATGATGCGCCGGGCGCTGGTGCTGGACGAAGGCTACGAACTCGGATCGCTGCACGACTTCTTCATCTCGTGGGACGCCGCGCACGCCACCACCGGAAGCTCGATCGAGAGCGCCCGGGAGCATTTCGAGCGCGCGAAGGCGCTCGCCCGCGGCCAGCGTGCCTCACTGTTTGTGAGCCTGGCTGAATCCGTGTCGGTCAGCGAGCAGAACAAGAAGGAATTCGAGCAACTCCTGAACGAGGCGCTGGCGGTCGACATCACACTGGCGCCGGAACAGAAGCTGGCGAACGTCATCTCCCAGCGGCGCGCAAAGTGGTTGCTGTCGAGGATCGATGAACTTTTCTAG